In Prunus dulcis chromosome 1, ALMONDv2, whole genome shotgun sequence, the following are encoded in one genomic region:
- the LOC117614148 gene encoding probable calcium-binding protein CML22 → MKCSTSTGTSHCPYLKSLSNKVGSMLCCRGSTNKYSRLDAKLEKKMVEFKRGSLGRSNFKSIDSIIMRFPQFREELKKIRDVFEQYDEDSNGTIDLEELKKCLQKLELHLTAEEIEDLFDSCDMDGSEGIQFNEFIVLLCLIYLLKEPSSSHNTSKIDSPQLEATFDTVIEVFSFLDKNGDGKLNKTDMVKALNETSPLEKSPAHVTRTRFKEMDWSKRGKVSFREFLFAFIDWVGIDTNEEMSPVRSSSK, encoded by the exons ATGAAGTGTTCAACTTCAACAG GCACATCTCATTGCCCTTATCTGAAGTCATTATCAAACAAAGTAGGAAGCATGCTTTGTTGTCGTGGTTCAACCAACAAGTATAGCAGGTTGGATGCAAagcttgaaaagaaaatggttgAATTTAAAAGAGGTTCCTTGGGCCGTAGCAATTTCAAGTCAATTGACAGCATAATCATGAGGTTCCCTCAGTTCAGGGAGGAACTCAAGAAAATAAGAGATGTCTTTGAACAGTATG ATGAGGACTCAAATGGAACTATTGACCTTGAGGAGCTGAAGAAATGCTTACAGAAACTGGAACTCCATCTGACAGCGGAGGAGATTGAGGATCTTTTTGATTCATGTGACATGGATGGGAGTGAAGGGATACAATTCAATGAATTCATTGTTCTTCTATGCCTCATCTATCTATTAAAGGAACCTTCATCCTCTCATAAT ACATCCAAGATAGATTCGCCACAGCTTGAAGCAACTTTTGACACTGTAATTGAAGTATTCTCATTTCTGGATAAAAATGGTGATGGGAAACTGAACAAGACAGACATGGTGAAGGCATTGAATGAGACTTCTCCTTTGGAGAAATCTCCTGCACATGTCACCAGGACTCGATTCA AAGAAATGGATTGGAGCAAACGTGGGAAGGTCAGTTTCAGGGAGTTCCTCTTTGCTTTCATCGATTGGGTTGGAATTGACACAAATGAAGAAATGTCTCCAGTACGAAGTTCAAGCAAGTAA